Part of the Halodesulfurarchaeum formicicum genome is shown below.
CTCGGCCTGTTACAGGGACTCGTGTTTGGAACCGAGCTGTTCGGCCACCGGATCACCGTGACCGGGCCGGTCGCGATCGTGGCTGCCCACGCCGTCGCTGCCTACCCCTTCGTCACCAGAACGGTCTCTCCCATGCTCCAGCAAGTCGATCACCGACTCGTGGAGACAGCCCGGGTGCTGGGGGCCTCCCGCGGACGAGCGCGGTTTGACGTCGAACTGCCGCTGGTCCTCCCGGGGATCGTCGCCGGGGCCGCGCTGGCCTACGCGATCAGCGTCGGCGAGTTCGACTCGACGATCATATTGGCCGAGGGGAGTTCGAGTTACACGATGCCCGTGGCCGTCGAGCGCTATCTCGGAAACCGGACCCTCGGCCCGGCGACGGCCATGGGGACAGTGCTGCTCGGCGTCACGGCGATTAGCTTCGTCGTCATCGATCGCGTCGGGGGGTGGTGGGAGCCATGACCCGCGTCGAACTCACGGGGGTCAGCAAGCGATTCGGGGGCGAACTCGCCCTCGAGGACGTCTCGCTCTCGATCGACGACGGCGAGTTTTTCACGCTCGTCGGGCCCTCCGGCTGTGGCAAGACCACGACCCTGCGAATCCTCGCTGGCCTGACCGAGCCCTCGGCGGGCACGGTCCGGTTCGACGGTCAGTCGATGGCCGGGATCCCACCCGAGGATCGAAACGTCGGCATCGTCTTCCAGAACGTCTCGCTGTTCGAGCACCGAACTGTCGCCGAGAACGTCGCCTACGGGCTCAAGTTCCACGACCCACCCGGTGGCGTCACACGGGAAAAGCGAGTCGCGGAGTTGCTCGACCTGGTCGATCTGGGCGGACTGGGCGATCGGGACCCCGCAACCCTCTCCGGGGGGCAACAACAGCGAGTCGCCCTCGCCAGGGCGCTCGCTCCGGGGCCCGACCTGCTGTTGCTCGACGAACCGATGAGCGCACTCGACGCCAGTCTCCGGGACCGACTCCGGAAGACGGTCGCGAGGATCCAATCCGAGCTCGGGATTACCACGATATACGTTACTCATGATCAATCGGAGGCGCTCTCGATGAGTGATCGCCTCGCCGTGATGCGGGCGGGCCGGATCGAACAGGTCGGCCGACCGGAGACCGTCTACGAGCAGCCAGCAAATCGCTTCGTCGCCCAATTCGTGGGCGAGAACAACCTCTTCGAGATACAGCAGGTCGACGGGGACATCGTCACGATCGAGGGCGGGCAACAGTTTCGAGTTAGGCCCCCCGTTTCAACTGGAGATGTCCTCGCTGTCAGGCCGACTGCGTTGCATCTGGGCACGGACGACAACCAACTCGAAGTCGAGGTCGAGCGGGTGGCGTTCCACGGCACGGGGTACACCCTTCACTGTGACATTGCGGGCCGAGAACTGGTCGTCGAGAGCGACCGGCCGGCCGAAGGGATCGTTACTGTTGGATTCTCGCGGTCGGCGGTCACGGTCCTGCCGGCGGCGTGATGGGCCGAATCGGTGGTTTAGGGCGCGACACCGACAGTAAGGAGCGTGCCGTAGGTGTGATACCGTTCGATCATGGCCTCGCGAGTCTCGAAGGATTCGGTGGGGAACGCATCGGCCGGCGGGATCTCGACCTCGCGGTCCGGAATGTTGTCCTGCTCGGCGACGTACAACCCGGCCTCCCTGAAGGCCTCGCGGTACTCCTCGCGACTCCAGCGGGTCATCGGGATCTCGATGTACTCCTGCCACTCGTGTGAGTGGACGTTCTCCTCGTAGTAATCCACCGCACAGTAAACCGTGCCCCCGGGAGAGAGGACCCGGCGGAGTTCGGACAGGACTTCGACCGGATCCTCGGCGTAGTAGATCGCCTCCATCGAGAAGGCGTGATCGATCGAGTTCTCGGCAAAGGGAAGGGCCTGGAAGTCACTTCGGAGAAAGGCGATGGCATCGTCCTCGGTGTAGGATCTGGCGTTTGCGACCATCTCCGGGGCGGCGTCCAGGCCGTAGCCGCGAGCGATCGAGCGTTCCCGGAGGGCCCGGAGGGCATACCCACTTCCAGTCCCCAGGTCGAGGACGGTGTCCCCCTCCTCGATAGGCATCCGGGCGAGGGCGTGTTTGGCCGTGTGCCAGTGGCGCTCCTCCATCCCGCGGTCTTTGCCCTCCTGGGCCCAGGCGTCGAACGCTTCTCGAATGCTCATGGAGACCCTCCCGTAGTCATGTTCGAAGGCACACGCGCCACCGTGAAAACCGCTCCGGGAGCCCCTGTGCTTATGCCCCGTGGCCGGGTTGCTCCCGTATGGCCTATGACCTCGCGATCGACGGCGCCCCGACCACCGTGGCGGCCGGCACGTCGATCCTCCTCAAACATCCCAGCATCGGTGGGACGGACCCGATCGATACGGGTTTTCTGCGCCCCGGGAACGAGCGCGCGCTCGTGGTTTCGACCCGGACCACCGCCCGAGAAGTGGCCGAAAAACTGGCCCATTACGGGGTCGATACCGATCGGACGGCGATCCTGGATACGCTCAGCATCGATCGAGGATACTCACGCCGGCGTCAGCAGGGGGTGCAGTACGTCTCCGCCCCGGACGACGTAGCGGGGATCGTCGAGGCCGTCGAGGCGTTTCTGTCCGAGCGCCAGTCCGGGGGCCGGCTTAGTTTCGATTCGATCTCGGAGTTGGCCTACTACGCTGGCGAGGACGCCGCAGCCAGCGCGCTCGCCCAGTTAAGCGAGTTGGTGGCCGAAAACGACGCCGTCGCGCTCTTTCACGTCTCGCCGGAGGTTCACGAGAACACCGTCCTCGAACGGTTCGAACGGGCCTGTAACGCGGTGATCGAACTGAGTGCGGACGGCCAGATGCGAACGCAGTTCTAGTGCAAACTCGCCGAAAAGTTCAGTCGTCCCGCCAGGTCTCGGGGACTTCGATCATGTACTTGCCGTCTTCGCGGAGCGCGACGATGTGTTCCTCCCGATCGTAGAGTTCCATCAGGTTCAGTTCGTACTGGCCCGGTTCGACGATCCGGATGCTCTCGAACTGGTCGTTGAGTTCCTCGCGAAGGGTCTCCAGGTCGGTGTCGGCCGCGGAATCAGGCTCGTCGACCACGCGTCCACCTTCGGTGGGCGGGGTTTCGCCTGCCGATTCCCCCTCGGCGCTCGGTGCAGTCGACCCGCCGGCCGACCCCGCCGAGGCGGTGTTCGAGGGAAGCTCGGAGAGATCGGCGACGTCACCGCGGGCGGAGGCCTGTGCTCGATCCTCGGAAGACGAATCCTCGCTTGGCGTGTCCTGGGCGACGACCTCGGCGTCCTCAGCCGATTCGTCCGGATCGGGCTCCGACCCGGCGTCACCGACGTACTCCTTGACGGTCCGGGCCGCCCGACCCATCCGCCCAGTGACCGACTCCTCGGAGAGGGGTGGGTCCGGCGGTTCCTCGGATGTGGACGTCTCCGCTGGACTGGCCCCCTCCGGGATGTACTGGAAGGTGTTGCCACCACAGTGAGGACAGCCCGAGAGCATCTCCTTTGAGCCGTCCGGGAACGTCGCCGAGCAGTTCGTACACTGGTGGGGCATCGGCTATCGCCCCGAGATGAGTGCGCGGATGAGCGTCTCGTCTTTCTGGAGCGAGTGAATCTGATTGGCCGGGCCAATTACTGTGAGTTTGGCGTTCGAGGATTGGCCACCGATCAGTCGAGAGAGGAAGTTTCCGCTGCCCGCCGCCGACTGTGGGAAACTCTCGATCTCGATGCCCGAGAAGTCATCCGGGTTGATCTCGGTCATCGTGACTTCGATGAGTTTGGACTCCTCGTCGGGGGTGAGGCCCTCCTCGAGGATGACGATGTTCCCGTCCCGCACGTCATCGAGGATCATCCGGATCTTCTCCATCGAGGTCTTATCGCGCATCCGCTGCCCGGAGATCAGCTCGA
Proteins encoded:
- a CDS encoding ABC transporter ATP-binding protein, giving the protein MTRVELTGVSKRFGGELALEDVSLSIDDGEFFTLVGPSGCGKTTTLRILAGLTEPSAGTVRFDGQSMAGIPPEDRNVGIVFQNVSLFEHRTVAENVAYGLKFHDPPGGVTREKRVAELLDLVDLGGLGDRDPATLSGGQQQRVALARALAPGPDLLLLDEPMSALDASLRDRLRKTVARIQSELGITTIYVTHDQSEALSMSDRLAVMRAGRIEQVGRPETVYEQPANRFVAQFVGENNLFEIQQVDGDIVTIEGGQQFRVRPPVSTGDVLAVRPTALHLGTDDNQLEVEVERVAFHGTGYTLHCDIAGRELVVESDRPAEGIVTVGFSRSAVTVLPAA
- a CDS encoding class I SAM-dependent methyltransferase; the protein is MSIREAFDAWAQEGKDRGMEERHWHTAKHALARMPIEEGDTVLDLGTGSGYALRALRERSIARGYGLDAAPEMVANARSYTEDDAIAFLRSDFQALPFAENSIDHAFSMEAIYYAEDPVEVLSELRRVLSPGGTVYCAVDYYEENVHSHEWQEYIEIPMTRWSREEYREAFREAGLYVAEQDNIPDREVEIPPADAFPTESFETREAMIERYHTYGTLLTVGVAP
- a CDS encoding DUF7090 family protein, whose protein sequence is MAYDLAIDGAPTTVAAGTSILLKHPSIGGTDPIDTGFLRPGNERALVVSTRTTAREVAEKLAHYGVDTDRTAILDTLSIDRGYSRRRQQGVQYVSAPDDVAGIVEAVEAFLSERQSGGRLSFDSISELAYYAGEDAAASALAQLSELVAENDAVALFHVSPEVHENTVLERFERACNAVIELSADGQMRTQF
- a CDS encoding OapC/ArvC family zinc-ribbon domain-containing protein, with product MPHQCTNCSATFPDGSKEMLSGCPHCGGNTFQYIPEGASPAETSTSEEPPDPPLSEESVTGRMGRAARTVKEYVGDAGSEPDPDESAEDAEVVAQDTPSEDSSSEDRAQASARGDVADLSELPSNTASAGSAGGSTAPSAEGESAGETPPTEGGRVVDEPDSAADTDLETLREELNDQFESIRIVEPGQYELNLMELYDREEHIVALREDGKYMIEVPETWRDD
- a CDS encoding DUF2073 domain-containing protein, encoding MAGIEHETADGVQIELISGQRMRDKTSMEKIRMILDDVRDGNIVILEEGLTPDEESKLIEVTMTEINPDDFSGIEIESFPQSAAGSGNFLSRLIGGQSSNAKLTVIGPANQIHSLQKDETLIRALISGR